Proteins from a single region of Chlorocebus sabaeus isolate Y175 chromosome 25, mChlSab1.0.hap1, whole genome shotgun sequence:
- the ZBTB37 gene encoding zinc finger and BTB domain-containing protein 37 isoform X2 encodes MEKGGNIQLEIPDFSNSVLSHLNQLRMQGRLCDIVVNVQGQAFRAHKVVLAASSPYFRDHMSLNEMSTVSISVIKNPTVFEQLLSFCYTGRICLQLADIISYLTAASFLQMQHIIDKCTQILEGIHFKINVSEVEAELSQTRTKHQERPPESHRVTPNLNRSLSPRHNTPKGNRRGQVSAVLDIRELSPPEESTSPQIIEPSSDVESREPILRINRAGQWYVETGVADRGGRSDDEVRVLGAVHIKTENLEEWLGPENQPSGEDGSSAEEVTAMVIDTTGHGSVGQENYTLGSSGAKVARPTSSEVDR; translated from the coding sequence ATGGAGAAAGGTGGGAACATACAATTGGAGATTCCTGACTTCAGCAACTCTGTCTTGAGCCATCTAAACCAGTTGCGCATGCAGGGCCGTCTCTGTGATATTGTGGTCAATGTGCAAGGACAAGCTTTTCGGGCTCACAAAGTGGTGCTGGCTGCCAGCTCCCCCTATTTCCGGGATCACATGTCCTTGAATGAGATGAGTACAGTCTCCATTTCAGTCATCAAGAACCCTACTGTTTTTGAACAGCTCCTTTCTTTCTGTTACACAGGGCGGATATGCCTGCAACTGGCAGATATCATCAGCTACCTAACAGCTGCCAGTTTTCTGCAGATGCAGCATATTATAGACAAATGTACACAGATCCTGGAGGgcattcatttcaaaattaatgtATCTGAGGTTGAAGCAGAATTAAGTCAAACAAGGACAAAGCATCAAGAGAGACCTCCAgagtctcacagggttacaccaaATCTCAACCGCTCCCTTAGCCCACGACATAATACCCCAAAGGGAAACCGGCGAGGTCAGGTTAGTGCTGTGCTGGATATCAGAGAGCTAAGTCCTCCTGAGGAGTCCACCAGCCCTCAGATCATTGAACCAAGTTCTGATGTAGAGAGCCGGGAGCCCATTCTTCGGATCAACCGAGCAGGACAGTGGTATGTGGAGACAGGAGTGGCAGACCGTGGGGGTCGGAGTGATGATGAAGTTAGAGTTCTTGGAGCAGTACACATCAAAACTGAAAATCTGGAGGAGTGGCTTGGGCCTGAGAATCAGCCTTCTGGAGAAGATGGGAGTAGTGCAGAGGAAGTAACAGCCATGGTAATTGATACCACAGGCCATGGTTCTGTAGGACAGGAAAATTACACTTTAGGATCTTCAGGAGCCAAGGTGGCTCGGCCAACAAGCAGTGAAGTTGACAGGTAG